Below is a window of Physeter macrocephalus isolate SW-GA unplaced genomic scaffold, ASM283717v5 random_485, whole genome shotgun sequence DNA.
cattttacggaggaggaaactgagaacaGGGGAGGGGAAGCCAATTGCCCAGGTCCCCCAGCCGAGATGGGCGCCCACATCCCAGGAGGAGAAGGCCTCCCTGTGACCTTTCCTGCTGGAGCTTGGGGTGCGGGACTGGCCTGTCCAGGCCCGCCTGGCCTTGCCCTCTTGCCCTGTCCCCCGCCCAGCCCTGGGAGGGCAGCTGCAGCTGCTGGCAGTCAGGCCACACCAGCCCAGGCCAGGCGGGTGTGGCAGAGGGGCAGTGCCACAGCCAGCCAGGACCCCCCTGAGAGCCCCCTTCCTGGCCTGGCCGTGGGGGTGAGTGGGGGACAGGGGGGCTGTGACCCACCCCTGGAGGTTTGAGAATGGGCCTGGGGTCCGGGCAGGCCTGGCCGTGCCTCCCACCCTGCTGGGGGGGCCCAGGCAGGAAGCGGTGGGTGGGCCGGGGCAGAGACGCTGGCACGCCCGAGTTCATGCTGAAGGAATTCCGAATTAGCGGGCGGCTGGCTGCCTGGGACCTCCGGGGCGGCCCcctggccccccgccccccagccgcCCCCGCCTCCTCGGCTCTGGCCGGCTCAGCCGACTCCTTCGCACGGACGCTGAGACCTCCGGCGAGCCCTGGGCCAAGCCCCAAACGCAACTGCGATCCCAGGCTCCAGCAAGACATGGCCCTCAAGCCAAGTTTGCCCCGGAAAATCGTCAGGGCTGGCCCCGGGAACTGTGTCCACCCCACCTCGCCCATTTGGGGGCAGTGAGAGCCAGCACAGGGCAGCCGCTGGCATTTAGGGGCCTCCCAGGGGAACCAGGATCACCCTGTCCTTGGCTGCCAGGGAAGCTGGGCTGCCCCTGCCTCTCTGCCCCCCTGCAGTCCCTTCTTACAGCTGCccagtgatccttttaaaatataaatccctCCCTTGCTCAGAACCCTGGAATAACTCCTGCCTGCAGGTCTGGCCCCCTGCTAACCTCCCAGACCTCACTTCCTACCACCCCTGTCCCCCAGTATCTTTGCACTTGCCGTTGCCACCACTGATTagtgctttattttctcccttactTGTTCTCCTagacatttatttgttctttttccgaCTGCTCCCTTGGATTCAAGGCCCCAAAGGGCATGAATTTTGGGGTATCTTGGTCACCATTGTGCCCTCAGGTCCTGGCGCACTGTAGGTGctccttgaatgaatgaatgaacaaatgagtgaatgagtccTCACTGCCACTCTTGGTGGAGGGAGAGGCCCCTTCCCAAAGTCTCAGAGAGGTGAAAGAACTGGGTTAACCTCCAGAGTGAGCTGGGGGCATTCGAACCCAGCTCAGCCTGGCTTAAAGAGCCCACAGGGTTGTCCTTAAGGCAATATTTTCACTCTTCTCAAACCATCTCATGTGGCTGACATCATGATGCCCACTTCccaggtggggagactgaggcatcAGGGGCTTGAACTGTgcatcccctccccctcttctgtgccttggtttccccttGGATAAATCAGGCCTCTCTTAAGTTCTAATCTTTGGACTAGAAGGCTTCTCCAGtggaaggcaggaggaaaggCATCAACCACGGCATCCCAGAGGCCCCTGTGCCCAGCACCCAGTTCACACACAACCCAGTTTAGGAAGTCACTTCCCACCTGATCTTCCCAATGGCCCTGAGGACCGTGAGTTTTCttgttcccattttgcagattaggAAAACTGAATCGAGGGAAAGCATGATGACGGCAAGTCCctttggatgggggtggggagcctAGAGCTTGCCACAGTCACTTTCAATTCCAGTGGCAGCGCAGAGACTGACAAATACAGGTTTAAATAGTGTGCCCTTCTTCTATTTGGTGACCTTAGGCAAAGGACTCGATCTCTCagagccttgtttttttttttcatccataaaatgagcaGGATTCTAGTAGGGGTCAGGGCACCCCTTTTTAGAagtgccttcctccccacagagaCACATGTGTGAGGTTCTGGGGGTAGAAGAGAAAGAACACACAATCTGTTATTTCtaattgtcaaaaataaaatgacccgcgtaccacaaaaaaaaaaaaaaaagtaatcttctGTATTaatatttaggggcttccctggtggcgcagtggttgcgcgtccgcctgccgatgcgggggaaccgggttcgcgccccggtctgggaggatcccgcgtgccgcggagcggctgggcccgtgggccgtggccgctgggcctgcgcgtccggagcctgtgctccgcaacgggagaggccgcggcggagggaggcccgcataccacacacacaaaaataaataaataaataaaataaaatgaaaaaaaaaaaaaagcagagtgtAGTGGTTGTCAGAAGTATGTGCAAAGCAAGAGGTACTTGGATCTGAGTGAGGTTTGTAACCACTCAGAAAGCCCTGAGCAAGTCAGTGAGGAAGTGGTTTGGAAGGACCTGAGTTGTGGAATCAGACAGTCCTGGGGCTGAATCTTGGCTTTGCCACCAACCTTGGGTTTGTCACTTGACCTaatagagcctcagtttccttctctgtaaaatggggacaatccTATAAAGCTCCTTTGCAGGACCACCGTGAGTCTTGGAGGACCTAGGATGGTGTGGGATGCTCAGGGCAGCTCCATCCCAGGCCTGACAGGTGCTCCTCTCTGACCCCAGACACGGCTGTGATCAGTCCCCAGGACCCCACGCTCCTCATCGGCTCCTCCCTGCAGGCCACGTGCTCAGTGCACGGGGACCCACCAGGGGCCACCGCCGAGGGCCTCTACTGGACCCTCAACGGGCACCGCCTGCCCCCTGAGCTGTCCCGAATGCTCAACGCCTCCACTCTAGCCCTTGCCCTGGCCAACCTCAACGGATCCAGGCAGCAGTCGGGGGACAACCTCGTGTGCCACGCCCGTGACGGCAGCATCCTAGCCGGCTCCTGCCTCTATGTTGGCCGTAAGTGGGCCCCCAGGACACCTAGGGGTAGCTCTTGGGGGCAACATCTCCCTCTGGAGAGGGGCATGAATCATGGCTCCTCTGGTCTGGGGCTGAACAATGGGTATACGGGCATAAGTTTAGAGGTACAGGCCGCTAGGGTGGGAATGAGAGCCTGGAGACCACCCCGCAACAAGACCATCCTCAAGAGAGCCATGCAGGTGGCTGCTCCGTCCGTCCTCCTTCCGCTCCAAGGTGGGGGCCCCAGCTGGCAGCCAGCAACTCCCCCTTCCACCTGTCCACGGCCGGTCCAGACCCTCAGCCCCTGCACCCCCCTTCCCCAGTGCCCCCAGAGAAACCCTTCAACATCAGCTGCTGGTCCAAGAACATGAAGGACCTGACATGCCGCTGGACGCCGGGGGCCCACGGGGAAACCTTCCTCCACACCAACTACTCCCTCAAGTACAAGCTGAGGTTGGTGGTGGCCCTCGGGTGACATGTGTTCCagcctggctgtgtggccttggccaaGCCTTCCCTCTCGGAGCTCTTGTGTCCTCTCTGCACTCCGGGGCTGCTGGGGGGAGGTTTGGGGGCCCAAAGGGACCCTCACatgtcctcctcccctcctgccccctgcagGTGGTACGGGCAGGACAACACATGTGAGGAATACCACACAGTGGGACCTCACTCTTGCCACATCCCCAAGGACCTGGCTCTCTTCACACCCTATGAGATCTGGGTGGAGGCCACCAACCGTCTGGGCTCGGCCCGCTCGGATGTGCTGACACTGGACATCCTGGATGTGGGTGAGCCCTGCCCCCCGCCCAAAGGCCAGCCTGGCCTACCTGGgatccaccccctccccctcggccCCCACCAGCCCAGCCACGCTGCAGCTCAGCTGAGGTCTGCGCTGCTGGTTGGGATGGGGAGGAGCTAGGCATCCACCCATCCGTCCCCAGCCCCCTGAAGCAGCCAGGATACCCCTACTCTGTGGAGAACACCTGGCCTGGCTGCCTCCCCCTCAGCAGCCCAGGTGTGCTGAGGGGGGGCCCCcggggagctgggagggggcGCCCAGGTCTGGAGGCGCCCCAGGAAGCAGCAGCCTGTAGCTGGGGGGGGGCGTGCAGGCGGGAGGCAGGAAATGGATGATCTGCGAGCAGAATTGGGCCTAATCTAATTAGGGTGTTTCTCAGCCCCAAGCAGGCCTGTGCCTTAACCCTTTCGGCCCCTCACCAAGGCCTCAGGGGAAGAGGCCAGCCCTCCCTGCTGCCCAAAGGGCTCCCAGAAGGTTCCTCAGAAGTGTTGCAGTGactccctcctcctgcttcccactTTGCTTCCTTAAGTCCTGAAGCTGCAGTGGGCATGTTCTAAGCCTCAGTTGTCCCTTTGCACCGAGCAAAGCCGTCACGTTGAGGACCTTTGTGAAGTTGGAAGGAGCAGGAGGTGGGCAGTTGGGGGGGGTCGGGGGAGCTTCCCAGGAGTCTGGCAGCCTGAGGGCTCCCTGGTCTCCtgggcataataataataatatcatcatCCAGGCAGTGTCTGCTTTTTACATAGTTCCCTGAAGATAGGATTATGTTTCTCCTGTCACAGATAATAATGGTGATAACAGCTAACATTAATTGAGTGCTTCTAGGTGCTGAGTGTTTCCTGAATATTATCTAATGTAATCCACCCATCCTGAagcggggagaggggagaacGGAGGCAGGTGCCATCTAAGCCACGTTCCCTGGTATTTGGACCCAGACGGGGGCCAGCCAGGTCCAAAGAGAGCCCGGTGACtaagccccgccccgcccccctaGTGACCACCGACCCCCCGCCAGAAGTGCACGTGAGCCGCGTAGGGGGCCTGGAGGACCAGCTGAGCGTGCGCTGGGTTTCACCGCCTGCCCTCAAGGACTTCCTCTTCCAAGCCAAGTACCAGATCCGCTACCGAGTGGAGGACAGCGTGGATTGGAAGGTGCCCGCACCCACCCCCCAGTTCcgctcttccctcctcctctcccgcctccccaccccaagCTGCCCGCCGCCTCTGACCCTGCCCTTGCTGCCCAGGTGGTGGACGATGTGAGCAACCAGACCTCCTGCCGCCTGGCGGGCCTTAAGCCAGGCACCGTCTACTTCGTGCAAGTGCGCTGCAACCCCTTTGGCATCTATGGCTCCAAGAAGGCAGGGATCTGGAGTGAATGGAGCCACCCCACAGCTGCCTCCACCCCCCGAAGTGGTGAGCACCCCAACAGGGCTGGGTGGTCCTGGGACCAGCCCCAAACCagtctgggcctctgtttccttgtttccttCAAGAGAGCAGAGGTCTCAAACTCTTGGCCCCGGGGGCCAGTTGTGGCCCTTGGATCTATTTTCTTGGCctgtcatttggaaaaaaatagtttGACCTACTGGCAGACATGTAAAAACAATAAGTTTGAACACAAATATCCTAGATTCCCTAGAAAAATTGTCTAGAAAATGTAATAGGACACAGCCAGAGTTACTCCACAGCCCCCATCAGCAGAGGCTGACCCTTAAGTCAGGGCCCTTACTCTTTCAGTTGCGCCATCCCTACCTGGCCTGTTTCACCCACATGTACCACTTCCCCAGCTCCTAAGGGCAAGTGAGTTTGAGACCCCTGCTTCTAAGACGATGGGCTGCCAACTCTCCCTATGACCGGCTTTGATTTCCCCTTCTGTTAAAGGTAGTGGGATGGAATGATCAGGGGCCTGGGTCTGATTCCCTTTGcggtcgggggcgggggggggggaggtttATCTAAGCCCATGgacctcccttctctcctctgtgaaatggtaTGAAATCTTATTTGGTACGTCTGGCCTCAGCTTCCCTATCTGGAAAGTGGGGATGATAATCATGCCTGCCTCAGGCTATTGTGAGGGTTAGATGAGAGATAACCCACGGAAAGTGCTCTCATGGTGGGTGCCACCCAAGGGTTTGCAAGTAATAGTTACTGAGACTCCCATCCCCTGCTCCCCCAGTGGTTTCACCTAAGGGAGGGCCCCTTTTCTGAGATGAGGACACCAAggccccaaggtcacacagggatcTGAACTCAGTTCCCTTGAAGTCCTGGCTCATGCTCCTGGGatgatggggaaaccaaggcccagagaggatcCCAGAGTCAGGGAGTGGCAGAGCAGGGCCCCAGCCagtcccccagcccccatcccgGGCCCCTCCAGGTTCGGCGGTGGGCGGGAACTCGCACAGCTGGGAGGGGCCTGAGCCTTGGCCCCTGCTCGTGCCCAGCACCTGTGATTCTTGCACGGGAGCCAGCAGGCGGCTGTGTCcgctggggaggctggggaggccagGGGAAGCCGACAGGGGCGGTGGGGGCCGGGGCTGTGCCAGGGCCTGTCAGCGGGTCCCCAGCGTTATTTATGACGTGAGGCCGATGTCCTTATCCGCTGGCCTGCTCAGGGCTGGCTGCGGCCAGCGACTGGACCGACAGGCCGGCCTCCCACCTGGCCCTCCTGGCCCACTCCCCATCCAACGGGCTGTACTCTCAGGCCTGTCCTGGGggcttgcccctccccctcagaGCCACCTCGAATTCTCTGTCTCCCTTCATCTCTCTGTCACTCACTCTCTTTCCCTGTTTCTATCTTTCTGCCTTTCTTGGTTTCTGTTGTCCCTACACCCCCAGTGTCTCTGTCCCTTCCTGCTCTGGCTCTCCATCTCTCGACCCTCTGCATCTCCTTGGCTGTCCCTCATTGCTTTCGCTCTCCTCTATCTGTCTCTCCTTACCTCCATCgctcagtctctgtctctctctccagctctttCTCATCAgcgtctctctcttccttcctctgccccctGCTCTGTCTGCTTCTCATCACTTTGGccctggcctctctcctccccccgccccttccACTCACACCTGGCTCAGGCCACGGGAATCGGGTTCCTAGAGGGGATGTGGAGGAGgagccccttccttcccctgccccctatGTCCTTGGGGGCGCAGCTGGGCTGCAGTGCTGGGCTGGGCCGTGGGGAGGACCGGGTCCCGTAGAAACAGGGAGGGAGGTGCCCTAAGGGAACATCCCTCTCCTGCCCGCGCGCGCCCTCTGCCGGGCGCGCCCTGACGCTGCCTCTCCGCCCCCATTAGAGCGCCCGGGCCCGGGCGGCGGGGCGTGCGAGCCGCGGGGCGGCGAGCCGAGCTCGGGGCCGGTGCGGCGCGAGCTCAAGCAGTTTCTGGGCTGGCTCAAGAAGCACGCGTACTGCTCGAACCTCAGCTTTCGCCTCTATGACCAGTGGCGAGCCTGGATGCAGAAGTCACATAAGACCCGCAACCAGGTAGGAAGGAGGGACCCCCGGGcgagggggtggaggggtggggccaGGGGGGTAAACGGGCTGGGGAGGTAGGTCCTCAGCCCTCAGAcactgcctccttccttccaagCACAGGACGAGGGGATCCTGTCCTCGGGCAGACGGGGCGCGGCGAGAGGTAAGGGGGGCCCaggtgggtgggcaggcagggagacAAGGGCCCCTCCTGGTGGCCGTAGGCCACGGGCCCTCCACCCTCAGCCCTAGTTACTGAGGTGCaatcccttcctccatctcttaTCAGCATTTACgtaacacctactgtgtgcctgccCCTGTAGCCCTTAGTCTAGTAAGAGCATCCAGACCCCTTTAAAATGTCCGGAGGGGAATGTCATCCTCAGGGATGAATGCACATAGCCACCCAGTCGCATTATATGAGCGCCTACTGCATACCGGCCCTGTGCCAAGCGCATTACCGGCAGGACACCCCATGGGATAGATATTACTTTTCAGATGGGAAAACCGGTGCCTAGAGAGGGGCAATAGcctacccaaggtcacccagctgaaAGTGGTGGGACCAGGACCTGAACTGGGGCCTCCTCATTTGCTCTGTGGTCCTGGCCCCTCCCAGGCTCCTTGCTAAGCCTGGCTTCCCCTCTGCCTGCAGGTCCTGCCAGATAAGCTCTAGAGGCTGGGGCTGCCCTCCCTGCTGCATGGAGACCCAGGGGCCACCCCCAGACTGGGGGCCACCTCTGTACCCTCACCTCAGGGTGCCCCAGCCCTCTCGGCAGCAGCTGGGGCGAGCACTCTGAGCTCTGAGGGCCACAACAGCTCTGGCCTCCACGTGAGGTGCACCCCAGTGGGGggaatgtgtgtgggggggctgAGCTTCCCAGAACGcctgccagggctgggggtgaagAAGGGTCATTACTCCCCCTACCCAGGACCACTCCAAAGagtctttttaaataaacaaactattTAGGTGCCCTGATTGTGAAGGTGAGTTTGGGGCTAGAGTGGCCTGGTGGGGGGGCGCTGACGGGGAATCCTGATGACCCCTTTGGGATGGGAATCTTGACCTCCCAGAATTTCTGACTCTCTCCATGATCTGAAATATCTGGTTCCAAACTCCCTGGAGAGTGTGATTCAAAACACCAGAGTTTTTACAGTCATGGAGTGGGGGAATCTTGCACCTGCCATCCCTGGCTTTGTGGGATCCCACCCCAGCACAGAGAGACAGTGGAGCAGCTGCAGACGTAAGGTTCTTCAGGTTCTTTATTATGAGAGGTGAGGCGAACTTGAAGAGGGTCAGTGGTCCGGTGGGGCGTGACCCCAGCCAGCTGGCACTCAGGGCAGAGCGCTGTATGCCCCATTTCCCATCTCCTTTGGCTTGTCCCTGGGGAGCCACCATCACTCGGCAGATTCTGCATCAAATCTGAGATCCTGGAGAACCTCGCTGATCGCTTCCATGGTTTTAATTACCCTACAAGAGTGGATGGGAACTATAAATAAAACCCAGATGGGGCGAATTAGCGGCCGCTGCGCAGCTCCGAAGAGGCTGTAGCCGGCCCCGGGCCCTCCTGCCTGCCGCCAAACCTCCAGGCAGCGCTAGCAGCCAGAAGGACCATTTAGGTGCCTGGGAGGATGGGTGGTCCCACGGGTCCCGCGTGGCAAGAGAAAAGGCCATCTTGGGTGGGTGTGTTCCATCAGGAAGGTGTGCAGGGTGACTGTGGCACATGTCTAGTgggtgtgcacatgtgtgcgCTTGGGGGGCTAAAGGCAGGAATGTGCATGCGTGTGCCTGGTGGGGCCTGGGCGACCATGTCCAAGCTCGGAGTCGAGCCATGTGAGCAGGATTGGTGTGTATGAGGTGCGCAGCTGTGTCCTGGGAATGCACAGCAAGTCTGGTGTGAAACTGCACAGCCTGTGCGCTGGGGGAATGTGTATAGTACATCTAGGAGTCACCAAGTGACTACCCTGGCGTGCACACCCTAAGGGTCATGTACAGATCCAGGGGGTTGGCACAGTCTGCCCTTGCCAGCCCTGGGGCGCACCTGGCTGGGGGTGGGTGCCCAAGGGTGCATGTGCAAATCTAGCATGGTCAGCCCCCTGGGAGGCGGTGCTCACTTCATCTTCAGCTGGTGCATCTGCAGGCTGTCCTGCCCAGTCAGCTCTGGTGTCCCCATCAGCTGCAGCAGGGCCACCTGGTTGGGGAATAGGCAGCAAGGAGGATGTCACAACTGGCAGAGACCAACCCCTGCCCTCCCACATAGTAGGGAGGAAGAGACACTGAAGCACCGGGAAAGGCAGCGCAAAGGTGGGGCCACAGCAGGCGGGAGTCTCAAGGGGCGGTACTTAGCGCAGGAGGAATCTAGGATTAGGTTTAGGGGGGCTCCTGAGGAGAGGGGCCGAGTGGGCGGGCCCTAGAATCAGTGCAGAGCGCAACATGGGCATGGCCTCATGTAAGCAGGGAAGGGGAGCAGTGGTGAAATCTCAGCTGGGGATAGGTgggcggggacgggggtggggtggggtgggtgggttgTGAGGGTTGTGAAGTAGGCGGAGTCTCAGGGACCAGCCAGGGCGTTACAATCTCAGGGTGGAAGTAGGCCAAAAATCTAGACTGGGATTGGGTCTCTAAAGCAGCGTGGCCTGGGAATCCCAGCGTAGAGTGTGATGTGGGCGTGGCTTCGCGTGGAGTTGGCCTGGGAATGGTAGTGTATCTTGGTCAGGATTGGCTGTAGAGGCAGAGTAGGCTGGGCCTTGGATCCCTAGCGGGTGGAACAGGCCCAGAACCTAGGCTGGGATCGAGGGTGTACCCGGAAGGGGACCTGGCCTGGAAATCCAAGGCCCCCAATCAGCAGGGGATTGAGTACCTGGCTTGGGGCATTGGGACAAGCCAGGGGTGGGTAGGAGCATTGTAGGGGCGGC
It encodes the following:
- the CRLF1 gene encoding cytokine receptor-like factor 1; this translates as MPAGRPGPAAQSARRPPPLLPLLLLCVLGAPQAGSGADTAVISPQDPTLLIGSSLQATCSVHGDPPGATAEGLYWTLNGHRLPPELSRMLNASTLALALANLNGSRQQSGDNLVCHARDGSILAGSCLYVGLPPEKPFNISCWSKNMKDLTCRWTPGAHGETFLHTNYSLKYKLRWYGQDNTCEEYHTVGPHSCHIPKDLALFTPYEIWVEATNRLGSARSDVLTLDILDVVTTDPPPEVHVSRVGGLEDQLSVRWVSPPALKDFLFQAKYQIRYRVEDSVDWKVVDDVSNQTSCRLAGLKPGTVYFVQVRCNPFGIYGSKKAGIWSEWSHPTAASTPRSERPGPGGGACEPRGGEPSSGPVRRELKQFLGWLKKHAYCSNLSFRLYDQWRAWMQKSHKTRNQDEGILSSGRRGAARGPAR